Proteins encoded by one window of Chondromyces crocatus:
- a CDS encoding SDR family NAD(P)-dependent oxidoreductase, giving the protein MTTALVTGARTGVGFELTRRLLSEGWEVVALVRSDLPPEPFVKEAQGEQRLRVVKGDLSDLGSLKQALREITAREASLDVLFNNAAISTEALRFSPGGRELQFEVNTVVPYILAMELKDLLRKGKLRTVINSSSNAALTVKRFDPATLERPPTFKKLFGPYAASKLALSLWTREAASRFSAEGIEIRSTCPGPNRTPMSAGGGMPWWLLPFQRLTFSHPSKGAARLHEVAFGRFRGEAGVFVNRGKVTPLGFEAEGRAVLERVRAVHEGAFLAA; this is encoded by the coding sequence ATGACGACGGCGCTGGTGACGGGGGCCCGTACAGGGGTGGGGTTCGAGCTGACGCGGCGGCTGCTCTCGGAGGGGTGGGAGGTGGTGGCGCTGGTCCGCTCCGACTTGCCCCCGGAGCCCTTCGTGAAGGAGGCGCAAGGCGAGCAGCGGCTCCGCGTGGTCAAGGGAGATCTGAGCGACCTGGGAAGCCTGAAGCAGGCTCTCCGCGAGATCACCGCACGCGAGGCGAGCCTCGATGTGCTGTTCAACAACGCAGCGATCTCGACGGAGGCGCTTCGGTTCTCGCCCGGCGGGCGGGAGCTCCAGTTCGAGGTCAACACGGTGGTCCCGTACATCCTCGCGATGGAGCTGAAGGATCTGCTGAGGAAGGGGAAGCTGCGGACGGTGATCAACTCGTCGTCGAACGCGGCGCTGACGGTGAAGCGGTTCGATCCTGCGACGCTGGAGCGACCGCCGACGTTCAAGAAGCTGTTCGGGCCTTATGCGGCGTCGAAGCTGGCGCTCTCTCTGTGGACACGCGAGGCCGCGTCACGCTTCTCTGCGGAAGGCATCGAGATCCGGAGTACATGCCCGGGGCCGAACCGGACGCCGATGAGCGCGGGTGGGGGAATGCCCTGGTGGCTCCTTCCCTTTCAGCGGTTGACGTTCTCGCATCCGAGCAAGGGCGCCGCGCGTCTGCACGAGGTGGCGTTCGGGCGCTTCCGGGGTGAGGCGGGGGTGTTCGTCAACCGAGGCAAGGTGACGCCGCTCGGCTTCGAGGCGGAGGGGAGAGCCGTGCTCGAGCGCGTGCGCGCGGTGCATGAAGGGGCGTTCCTCGCGGCTTGA